The following proteins come from a genomic window of Pseudomonas cichorii:
- a CDS encoding Tc toxin subunit A gives MTDQPFSLLRNLAKAEASPPERTDGKVAFVSALQEMGITSVFDIVRRSKPAFVRELARLSDANGELAYENARCYATQIVRLYRNQLVSSGRTQSITRRTGVRSLVDIGPSFPNLFKENWDLFCKVGAIEAKDSPAAYLTSLYRFAREELEGSTPETNRISLEDRRPDLKDLLIDQQSTFTPVPTLQIVNQVLSKAIDTYVDTVEADKDKTIYQLVAEKKHPFLFPYNFHHQQIMLGLGGKKPRLGELSYRISLEVPATSAGTSAYGALQHNSSVAQVMMSGFSPEQQALVLAPALPLEPPPAETADDARDDQEDLLTITRFFKASYGVSYIQGAANALDSLKVFIEKTGLNSDAVEAVLAVHNHAPYESPNVLPAGHSAIEPQASAVKYGACYVNGPSDQAPLGLSRDDKGNARLINTSVDRFDRLQRMIRLQRWMDIPFAKLDTLIMAVIRSEGEANTGQVLTLNTLRTLGTYRYLSKHYSIEPEEFAGLFHQLSAYASNRHLPMYDQAFNYPVVFDTPLVLDGKDVWLTSGDSLSNKTLAQICMALGLEYTRESLWPILVDTRNAYADADKPFKRTLSMLSSMYRQTRIASMLDIPAPSSRALVDLLGGESYRNQIVKGVLKAPETLSDDTTPDILDILMQLEWAVSWLNETGRDVWTLRRQLGIDPSESTLPQSLLDQLDQLGKDASATALAEEQLAPLNLPIKDDGGTAIDWWGTVLSPLVESHGLVKALPLVLDDNASAAIDKLLVVQIEPLKLGADAKEAARTSLGEFVFKGYVVQHRLVEGLLQSNAGLPLDRCETVMRWAGTSADAFLGKVLDASAPASFSLPLAASSQEVIDSLMTLLRYAEVNQELGLSAQALRTFLVHPQWLHASFAAPLPLSLASFHVLDRYRNWRDSSGHPEAALLSYFVLANTDATASQWAARLASLMDWSSTEIGAASELLANRIGKSMHQIDWLRRMHGICTLTGLGTAQLLAATALTSDSTTDEWKKVGDAVMGASR, from the coding sequence ATGACCGACCAACCCTTTTCTCTATTACGGAACCTCGCCAAGGCCGAAGCATCCCCCCCAGAGCGCACTGACGGTAAAGTGGCTTTTGTCAGCGCACTGCAAGAGATGGGGATTACTTCGGTATTCGATATTGTGCGCCGCTCCAAACCCGCCTTCGTGCGGGAGCTTGCCCGGTTGAGCGACGCCAACGGTGAGCTGGCTTATGAAAACGCCCGTTGTTACGCCACCCAGATTGTTCGGCTGTATCGCAACCAACTGGTGTCATCCGGGCGTACGCAAAGCATTACCAGGCGTACCGGTGTTCGCTCGCTGGTGGATATCGGTCCCAGCTTCCCCAACCTGTTCAAGGAAAACTGGGACCTGTTTTGCAAGGTGGGCGCGATTGAAGCCAAGGACTCGCCCGCGGCGTACCTCACGTCCCTGTACAGGTTTGCCAGGGAAGAGCTGGAAGGCAGCACCCCGGAAACAAACCGTATCAGTCTCGAAGACCGTCGCCCGGACCTGAAAGATCTTTTGATCGATCAGCAAAGTACCTTCACTCCGGTGCCGACCTTGCAGATCGTCAATCAGGTATTGAGCAAGGCCATCGACACTTATGTCGATACCGTAGAAGCGGACAAGGACAAGACCATTTATCAATTGGTGGCGGAAAAGAAACACCCCTTTCTGTTCCCGTACAACTTTCACCATCAACAGATCATGCTGGGCCTTGGCGGCAAGAAACCGAGGCTGGGCGAGCTGAGTTACCGTATAAGCCTTGAGGTTCCGGCCACATCTGCCGGGACCAGCGCCTATGGAGCTCTGCAACACAACAGTTCCGTAGCGCAGGTGATGATGAGCGGGTTCAGCCCCGAGCAACAGGCACTTGTGCTGGCCCCTGCCCTGCCCCTGGAACCGCCGCCAGCCGAAACCGCAGATGACGCGCGGGATGATCAGGAAGACCTGCTGACCATCACCCGTTTTTTCAAAGCCAGTTACGGTGTCAGTTACATCCAGGGGGCGGCCAACGCTCTGGATTCGCTCAAGGTGTTCATCGAGAAAACCGGCCTGAACAGTGATGCCGTCGAAGCCGTGCTGGCTGTACACAACCATGCCCCCTATGAATCCCCCAACGTCCTGCCGGCAGGACACAGCGCCATCGAACCTCAGGCGAGCGCTGTCAAATACGGGGCCTGCTATGTCAATGGTCCGTCTGATCAGGCACCGCTGGGTTTGAGCAGAGACGACAAGGGCAATGCACGACTGATCAACACCAGCGTGGACCGCTTCGACCGCCTGCAACGCATGATCCGCCTGCAACGCTGGATGGATATTCCCTTTGCCAAACTGGATACGCTGATCATGGCCGTCATTCGCTCGGAAGGCGAAGCCAACACCGGCCAGGTATTGACTCTGAATACCTTGAGAACACTGGGTACCTATCGCTACCTGAGCAAGCACTACTCCATCGAGCCCGAGGAGTTCGCCGGTTTATTCCATCAATTGAGCGCCTATGCCAGCAACCGGCACTTGCCAATGTACGATCAGGCCTTTAACTACCCTGTCGTGTTCGACACCCCATTGGTACTGGATGGCAAGGACGTCTGGCTGACCAGTGGTGACAGCCTCAGCAACAAGACACTCGCCCAGATCTGCATGGCGCTGGGCCTGGAATACACCCGCGAAAGTCTGTGGCCCATTCTGGTCGACACCCGCAACGCCTATGCTGACGCGGACAAGCCGTTCAAACGTACCTTGTCCATGTTGTCCTCGATGTATCGCCAGACCCGGATCGCTTCGATGCTTGATATTCCAGCCCCGTCCAGCCGCGCGCTGGTCGATCTGCTGGGTGGCGAGTCTTACCGCAATCAGATAGTAAAAGGCGTGCTCAAGGCTCCCGAAACATTGAGCGACGACACCACTCCCGACATCCTCGACATCCTCATGCAATTGGAGTGGGCCGTGAGCTGGCTCAACGAAACCGGACGCGACGTGTGGACGCTCCGTCGCCAGCTGGGAATCGACCCGTCAGAATCCACACTCCCTCAATCGCTGCTCGACCAACTGGATCAACTGGGCAAGGACGCCAGTGCAACCGCACTTGCCGAGGAGCAGTTGGCCCCTTTGAACCTGCCGATCAAGGATGACGGCGGCACAGCCATCGACTGGTGGGGAACCGTGCTTTCTCCTCTCGTCGAATCCCATGGGCTGGTCAAGGCCCTGCCATTGGTGCTGGATGACAACGCTTCGGCTGCCATCGACAAACTGCTCGTTGTCCAGATCGAACCACTGAAACTGGGCGCAGATGCCAAAGAAGCGGCCAGGACCAGCCTGGGCGAATTCGTGTTCAAAGGCTACGTGGTTCAGCACCGCCTGGTGGAAGGCTTGCTGCAGTCCAACGCTGGCTTGCCGCTGGATCGATGCGAAACCGTCATGCGCTGGGCGGGCACCAGTGCTGACGCTTTTCTGGGCAAGGTGCTGGATGCATCGGCGCCTGCAAGCTTCAGCCTGCCATTGGCCGCCAGCAGCCAAGAGGTGATCGACAGCCTGATGACCCTGCTGCGCTACGCCGAGGTCAATCAGGAACTGGGCCTCAGCGCCCAGGCACTGCGCACTTTTCTGGTACATCCACAATGGCTGCATGCCAGTTTCGCCGCCCCGCTACCTCTGTCACTGGCAAGCTTTCATGTTCTGGACCGCTACCGGAACTGGCGTGACAGCTCCGGACATCCGGAAGCAGCCTTGCTCAGCTACTTCGTTCTGGCGAACACCGACGCCACAGCCAGTCAGTGGGCGGCGCGTCTGGCCTCGCTCATGGATTGGAGCTCGACGGAAATAGGAGCTGCAAGCGAACTCCTGGCAAATCGCATCGGCAAATCCATGCACCAGATTGATTGGCTGAGACGCATGCACGGTATCTGCACTCTGACTGGCCTCGGTACCGCCCAGCTACTGGCTGCGACGGCCTTGACCAGCGACAGCACCACCGACGAATGGAAAAAGGTCGGCGACGCCGTCATGGGAGCCAGCCGCTGA
- a CDS encoding Tc toxin subunit A-related protein, translated as MSRSIDSQLNESFRDALVAYYLGEVVPNSPLLRSLGLDQRLKTANDLYEFFLIDNQVINEVETSYVASAIGSIQQFINGALMGMEPGYDLLRPTEANFVEWRERSSQYPIWAANMQLALYPETFISPALRLKKSGYFENLENDINQNKISIDTTQEAVKSYLASFEEVANLTVINGYIDTERFAEGKYYFIGRSRAENIYYWRMVDMNERAYKEGTEGPKYDYPTPGAWSDWKRAEIGVNANTIERTLRPVFFNNRLFVTWVDMIPVSEEIEVTLPTESIKPGTDGSIPIIPPPPPTSTPKVRLLFNMSYKKYDDSWSAPLIYMDVTSLKTFTFADKPVNLETDLNSIAVFDVSASPESLFIAIYAGEHLVSGDTDGSTSDYALLETAFVDKNFNKERSFPKDGYVEENYNGADAEPNESRIRKTCWALALKNKGNFQFTWSVHIGLKPIITKPALPGSADWDYNGWQSRIRAMEDPAIQQPTLDHASSTIRLTSDINADIIPESGDNAPEPMTIDITFHFRGAPHTNLHLIVGKKEGIYNKLLPGSLITFLPTEAVPNFLSVQFSAYISHDIRLPIELIDFIRNPNHLPYVFGIDSRTIDATDGYINHYLTRLVRHETLYDIDDIKAGLVMMELLIPFQCNVTIEASNTNPEITLHQYMSHPQNMALPYGPQKIITKTQDHENLFTPTPQSITIPFNKATLLPTLPATFMEGSKKFYITHGVGINTKKDQEWIGSAIKSTEIELTWESEGGVDPIAPKINKRTDPLLGIAEYIDFSASTIKFSDGSSSDERDPIRMNTLFARELINKANIALEALLSWGTQQLPEPPIGEETAPSKMDFKGANGLYFWELFLHLPFMISHRLNLELRLNEAEFWLGFIFDPGRKENSSTGAPAYWNVRPLTELPDPDYFMRAPIDPDGIAASDPVRYQKAVYFHYIKNLIDRGDMAYRQVTPDSLGEAKLWYVRILDLLGPRPDAVITSQWTPIKLGDLAGASNPGLREFETQLIEQEQQVRASAAANEGKAVISFTQPSLRLSTFGSDPTLVEEDNGHFIVPMNAELTRYWDMVESRLYNLRHNLTLDGKPLSLPLFAAPLDPRALLAAYANGATEGGAGSLLAQEIPHYRYAVMFNRASSAVDNLIQFGNTLLSIIERKEQGQLMELQQQQVWEFAQYAIDLQLEAQKVEIEARKALQAGKAIADARASFYSKLAEENVTDTEIIAAASHMGAKVFSGVAAISSTAAAAMKVVPNHGGAHGGLIGGMAVGAAAGGAVGGFEIEGIPEMVAIGAQALATLEDSIGDALERAEILRRRQQEWVNAYQQAHLESEQIVAQLAVHDAQARVTALQLRQAQEARLQAEVVYAFLNKRFTNSQLYQWLNGQFSTFYYQAYDATFSLCLAAQACWQYEIADYSTTFIQPAAWKDTWRGLTAGESLKLDLLRMDAAYLARNDRKLEILKTVSVKQLPVSTEEEPSINVGWDAVVARLAEEGIAEFEITQAMLDADYPGHYLRRIKRVSVSLPVTVGPYQDIRATLTQTYNAVQMNGPQGAPKENMRASQQIAVSTGVDDDGLFVFNFDDERYLPFEGTGAISRWALKFSASQEDMIAAITDIIVHVRYTAKSR; from the coding sequence ATGTCTCGCTCCATTGATAGCCAGCTCAACGAATCCTTTCGGGATGCACTGGTCGCTTATTACCTGGGTGAGGTGGTTCCCAATTCCCCTTTACTGAGGAGTCTTGGTCTGGACCAACGCCTGAAAACTGCCAACGATCTGTATGAGTTTTTTCTGATCGACAATCAGGTCATCAATGAAGTCGAAACCAGTTATGTGGCCTCTGCCATTGGCAGTATTCAGCAGTTCATCAACGGAGCATTGATGGGCATGGAGCCGGGTTATGACTTGCTGCGACCCACCGAAGCAAACTTCGTCGAATGGCGCGAGCGCAGCAGCCAGTACCCGATCTGGGCCGCCAACATGCAATTGGCGCTCTACCCGGAAACCTTCATTTCCCCGGCCTTGCGGTTGAAGAAATCCGGTTACTTTGAAAATCTGGAAAACGATATCAACCAGAACAAGATCAGTATCGATACGACACAGGAAGCCGTGAAATCCTACCTCGCCAGTTTCGAGGAAGTGGCAAACCTGACGGTGATCAATGGCTATATCGACACTGAGCGCTTTGCAGAGGGCAAGTATTACTTCATTGGCCGGTCTCGTGCCGAGAATATCTATTACTGGCGCATGGTCGATATGAACGAGCGCGCCTACAAGGAAGGCACTGAAGGCCCGAAATATGACTACCCGACACCCGGCGCCTGGTCGGACTGGAAGCGGGCAGAGATCGGGGTCAATGCCAATACGATTGAGCGCACCCTTCGCCCGGTATTCTTCAATAACCGGCTGTTTGTGACCTGGGTGGATATGATTCCTGTCTCCGAAGAGATTGAAGTCACACTGCCGACAGAAAGTATCAAACCCGGTACAGATGGCAGCATTCCCATTATCCCGCCACCCCCACCGACATCCACCCCCAAGGTGCGTCTGCTATTCAATATGTCGTACAAGAAATATGACGACTCCTGGAGCGCACCGCTGATTTACATGGATGTCACGTCGCTCAAAACCTTTACCTTTGCAGACAAGCCGGTCAACCTTGAAACCGATCTGAACAGCATTGCTGTCTTTGACGTTTCTGCGTCGCCGGAATCCCTGTTTATCGCCATCTATGCCGGTGAACATCTGGTCAGTGGCGATACGGATGGATCCACTTCAGATTATGCATTGCTGGAAACCGCGTTTGTTGACAAGAACTTCAACAAGGAAAGATCGTTCCCCAAAGATGGTTACGTGGAAGAAAATTACAATGGAGCAGATGCAGAGCCTAATGAAAGCCGCATTCGTAAAACCTGCTGGGCGCTGGCACTCAAAAACAAAGGAAATTTTCAGTTCACATGGAGTGTTCACATTGGTTTAAAACCCATTATTACCAAACCAGCACTTCCTGGGTCTGCCGACTGGGACTACAACGGTTGGCAGTCCCGGATACGGGCGATGGAAGATCCGGCTATACAACAGCCTACCCTTGACCATGCCAGCTCTACGATACGCTTAACATCCGATATCAATGCCGACATCATCCCGGAAAGCGGTGATAATGCTCCTGAACCGATGACCATTGATATAACTTTTCACTTCAGAGGCGCCCCCCACACTAACTTGCATTTAATAGTAGGCAAAAAAGAAGGCATTTACAACAAACTACTGCCAGGCTCACTCATTACCTTTCTGCCTACAGAGGCAGTACCTAATTTTTTATCCGTTCAGTTTTCCGCTTATATAAGCCATGACATCCGTCTACCTATAGAACTAATCGACTTCATAAGAAACCCAAACCACCTACCCTATGTATTCGGTATAGATTCAAGAACGATCGACGCTACAGACGGCTATATAAACCATTACCTTACCCGACTAGTCAGGCATGAGACCCTTTATGACATAGACGATATCAAGGCAGGGCTTGTCATGATGGAGCTACTAATACCCTTCCAATGCAACGTCACCATTGAAGCGTCTAATACAAACCCTGAAATTACTCTCCATCAGTACATGAGCCACCCTCAAAACATGGCACTGCCTTATGGCCCTCAAAAAATCATCACTAAAACGCAAGACCACGAAAATCTGTTCACACCCACTCCCCAATCCATAACAATCCCCTTTAATAAAGCAACATTACTGCCAACATTACCCGCCACTTTTATGGAGGGTTCAAAAAAATTCTACATTACCCACGGCGTCGGGATTAACACTAAAAAAGACCAGGAATGGATTGGCTCCGCCATCAAATCCACCGAAATAGAACTCACCTGGGAATCCGAAGGCGGCGTCGACCCTATCGCCCCCAAAATCAACAAGCGCACCGATCCACTGCTGGGCATCGCCGAATACATCGACTTCTCTGCCTCCACCATAAAATTCAGCGACGGTTCCTCCAGCGACGAGCGCGACCCGATCCGCATGAACACCCTGTTTGCCCGTGAATTGATCAACAAGGCCAATATCGCCCTGGAAGCGCTGTTGTCCTGGGGTACTCAGCAGTTGCCGGAACCACCGATTGGCGAAGAAACCGCCCCCAGCAAGATGGACTTCAAAGGGGCCAACGGCCTGTACTTCTGGGAGCTGTTCCTGCATCTGCCGTTCATGATTTCCCACCGCCTGAATCTGGAGCTGCGGCTCAACGAAGCCGAGTTCTGGCTGGGATTCATCTTCGATCCGGGACGCAAGGAAAACTCCAGCACCGGCGCGCCAGCCTACTGGAATGTCCGCCCGCTGACCGAGCTGCCGGACCCGGACTATTTCATGCGTGCCCCCATCGACCCGGATGGCATCGCCGCCAGCGACCCGGTCCGTTATCAAAAGGCCGTCTACTTCCACTACATCAAGAACCTGATCGACCGTGGCGACATGGCCTATCGACAAGTGACGCCCGACAGCCTTGGCGAAGCCAAGCTGTGGTACGTGCGCATCCTCGACCTGCTCGGCCCGCGGCCCGATGCCGTGATCACCAGCCAGTGGACACCGATCAAACTGGGGGATCTGGCCGGAGCCAGTAACCCTGGCCTGCGCGAGTTCGAGACGCAACTGATCGAACAGGAGCAACAAGTCCGCGCCAGCGCAGCGGCCAACGAAGGCAAGGCAGTGATCAGCTTCACTCAGCCGTCACTGCGCCTGAGCACCTTTGGCAGCGACCCGACACTGGTGGAGGAAGACAACGGCCACTTCATCGTCCCCATGAATGCCGAGTTGACCAGGTACTGGGACATGGTCGAATCGCGTCTGTACAACCTGCGCCACAACCTGACCCTGGATGGCAAACCCTTGTCTCTGCCGCTGTTTGCCGCGCCTCTGGACCCTCGCGCCCTGCTCGCCGCCTACGCCAATGGCGCCACCGAAGGCGGTGCGGGCAGCCTGCTGGCCCAGGAAATTCCGCACTACCGCTACGCGGTGATGTTCAACCGGGCAAGTAGCGCAGTGGATAACCTGATCCAGTTCGGCAATACCCTGCTGTCGATCATCGAACGCAAGGAACAAGGGCAGTTGATGGAACTGCAACAGCAGCAGGTCTGGGAATTCGCGCAGTACGCCATCGACTTGCAGCTGGAGGCGCAGAAGGTCGAAATCGAAGCGCGCAAGGCGCTGCAAGCCGGCAAAGCCATAGCCGATGCCCGGGCCAGCTTCTACAGCAAACTGGCGGAAGAAAACGTCACTGACACAGAGATCATTGCTGCTGCATCCCATATGGGTGCCAAGGTGTTCAGCGGGGTGGCGGCCATCTCGTCAACTGCCGCCGCGGCGATGAAAGTAGTTCCCAACCATGGGGGAGCTCATGGTGGCCTGATTGGCGGGATGGCCGTCGGAGCAGCAGCAGGCGGCGCTGTAGGTGGTTTTGAAATAGAGGGCATTCCCGAGATGGTCGCCATCGGCGCGCAAGCTCTCGCCACACTCGAAGATAGTATCGGTGACGCTCTGGAACGAGCGGAAATATTACGCCGCCGCCAGCAGGAGTGGGTCAATGCATACCAACAGGCGCATCTGGAATCCGAACAGATCGTCGCACAACTGGCCGTGCATGACGCCCAGGCTCGCGTCACCGCCTTGCAGTTGCGTCAGGCTCAGGAAGCCAGACTGCAGGCCGAAGTCGTTTATGCATTTCTCAACAAACGCTTTACCAATAGCCAGCTGTACCAATGGCTCAACGGCCAGTTCTCGACTTTTTACTATCAAGCCTACGACGCCACGTTCTCTTTGTGCCTGGCCGCCCAAGCCTGTTGGCAATACGAAATTGCCGACTACTCCACCACTTTCATTCAGCCCGCCGCCTGGAAAGACACTTGGCGTGGCCTGACCGCCGGCGAATCGCTCAAGCTGGACCTGTTGCGCATGGATGCGGCGTACCTGGCACGCAACGACCGCAAGCTGGAAATCCTCAAGACGGTGTCGGTGAAGCAGTTGCCTGTCTCCACCGAAGAAGAGCCCAGCATCAACGTCGGCTGGGATGCCGTGGTCGCCCGTCTGGCAGAGGAAGGCATCGCCGAATTCGAAATCACCCAGGCGATGCTCGACGCCGACTATCCCGGCCACTATCTACGCCGCATCAAGCGCGTCAGCGTTTCGCTGCCGGTGACCGTCGGCCCTTATCAGGACATTCGCGCCACCCTCACGCAAACCTATAACGCCGTGCAGATGAATGGCCCGCAAGGGGCACCGAAGGAAAACATGCGCGCCAGCCAGCAGATTGCAGTGTCGACCGGCGTCGACGACGACGGCCTGTTCGTTTTCAACTTCGATGACGAGCGTTACCTGCCCTTTGAAGGCACCGGAGCAATTTCACGCTGGGCCTTGAAGTTCAGTGCCAGCCAGGAGGACATGATCGCTGCGATTACCGACATCATCGTCCACGTACGCTACACCGCGAAAAGCCGCTAA